The proteins below come from a single Gimesia alba genomic window:
- a CDS encoding sodium:solute symporter family protein translates to MILAADKNTWLGLHPADWIVLALYFVVILAIGLWSIKKVKDMTDFFMGGRRFGKVFMMFFAFGSGTSSEQAISVVAGTWRAGLAGIWWQFLWLWATPFYWIVAPIMRRMRALTTADFFETRFNGPTAVLYSFYGIAISITFIAGGLFGTGKMVDALTGNELDRMAIQANIMVPAAEWDAKEKTFQITERRLQGYEYAILAVTVMFVIYGMAGGLGAAIITDFIQGILTIIFSFLLLPFVFFEIGGFGKLHPQSELKPGMLDLIASPEIAATLGSEPITPFYVFMLSVTALAGIVIQPHIMGVCGAGKTEFEGRFGFTVGNFLKRFCTVAWTFTGLACIIWYMGDSSPLKTSPDPADQAIYQSLIMRASPEFHDLPAEEQAKIETTDRNFADRLFGMAAHDILPRIAPGLIGLLLASLLAAVMSTSDAQMIISSGLFTENIYKKSLVKNRSQRHYLWVGRIAGLVIVILALILQTTFTDIIAALKVIVKTPACIGISLWFGIVWRRWNVISVWVSTVTGILAWIAVAFYPDWLYQSGMLPDMMFKVDGESVKMWDVWQMFSFMSLAILSGIIASFLTPRQSQEKLDHFYNLMHTPVKLNEVIESPCTLPENPEPVGKKLFPNSKDIEIPKPTLEDLGGFILAWCAVGAIIWLTKYLAAVA, encoded by the coding sequence ATGATACTCGCCGCTGATAAGAATACCTGGTTGGGGCTTCATCCTGCCGACTGGATTGTACTGGCATTGTACTTTGTCGTCATTCTTGCGATTGGTCTGTGGTCAATCAAAAAAGTAAAAGATATGACGGACTTCTTCATGGGGGGCCGCCGGTTCGGCAAAGTCTTCATGATGTTCTTTGCCTTTGGATCGGGGACAAGCAGCGAACAAGCTATCAGTGTGGTGGCAGGTACCTGGCGCGCCGGTCTGGCAGGTATCTGGTGGCAATTTCTCTGGCTCTGGGCAACTCCTTTCTACTGGATCGTTGCTCCGATCATGAGACGCATGCGCGCGTTGACTACGGCCGATTTCTTTGAAACCCGGTTCAATGGCCCCACGGCTGTCCTGTACTCATTCTATGGGATTGCGATCTCAATCACGTTTATCGCCGGCGGTTTGTTCGGCACTGGTAAAATGGTGGATGCCTTGACCGGAAATGAACTTGATCGCATGGCAATTCAAGCCAATATTATGGTTCCTGCTGCTGAATGGGATGCGAAAGAGAAAACATTTCAAATCACAGAACGCCGACTGCAGGGGTATGAGTATGCAATCCTGGCGGTGACGGTCATGTTCGTCATCTATGGAATGGCGGGCGGGCTGGGCGCAGCGATTATTACCGACTTCATTCAGGGTATCCTGACGATCATCTTTTCCTTTTTACTGTTGCCGTTCGTCTTTTTTGAGATCGGCGGCTTCGGCAAACTTCATCCCCAGTCAGAACTCAAACCGGGTATGCTGGATCTGATTGCCAGTCCAGAAATCGCTGCCACCCTGGGGAGTGAGCCAATTACTCCATTTTATGTCTTCATGCTATCGGTGACTGCTTTGGCGGGCATTGTGATTCAACCGCATATCATGGGGGTCTGCGGAGCAGGGAAGACTGAATTCGAAGGCCGTTTCGGTTTCACTGTAGGGAACTTTCTCAAACGATTCTGCACGGTCGCCTGGACCTTTACCGGCTTGGCATGCATTATCTGGTACATGGGAGACAGCAGCCCTTTGAAGACCTCACCCGATCCAGCAGATCAGGCGATTTATCAATCATTGATCATGCGGGCCAGTCCCGAATTCCACGACTTACCTGCAGAAGAGCAAGCGAAAATCGAGACCACCGATCGTAATTTCGCCGATCGACTCTTCGGGATGGCGGCACATGATATTCTGCCTCGGATCGCACCGGGACTGATCGGCTTGTTGCTCGCTTCGCTGCTGGCCGCCGTAATGAGCACCAGCGATGCCCAGATGATTATCTCCAGTGGTCTGTTTACCGAGAATATCTATAAAAAGAGCCTGGTGAAAAATCGATCGCAACGACACTATCTCTGGGTCGGGCGTATTGCGGGGCTGGTGATTGTGATCCTTGCACTCATTTTGCAGACGACGTTTACGGATATCATTGCGGCTTTGAAAGTCATTGTAAAAACTCCCGCCTGTATCGGGATCAGCCTCTGGTTTGGGATCGTCTGGAGACGCTGGAATGTGATCTCCGTCTGGGTTTCTACTGTGACGGGAATTCTGGCCTGGATTGCGGTTGCCTTCTATCCGGACTGGTTATATCAATCAGGAATGCTACCGGATATGATGTTTAAGGTTGATGGTGAATCAGTCAAAATGTGGGACGTGTGGCAGATGTTCTCCTTCATGAGTCTGGCGATCCTGAGTGGGATCATTGCCAGCTTCCTCACGCCTCGCCAATCACAGGAAAAACTCGACCATTTCTACAACTTGATGCATACCCCCGTCAAATTGAACGAAGTCATCGAGTCACCTTGTACCCTTCCGGAGAACCCGGAACCGGTGGGTAAAAAACTTTTTCCCAATTCCAAGGACATCGAAATTCCCAAACCGAC
- a CDS encoding peptide chain release factor family protein has translation MTSADSVKTLYGKVHPACLDQELLLKDCKIQHVRRSGPGGQHRNKVETGVVIKHLPTNIIGEASETRQQARNRQMAIFRLRVNLAIEYRLQEIPESPSPLWQGRLRNGTLKVNPEHDDFPALLAEALDSIAHFQFDVKAACQFLGCSSSQLIKFCKKDPRAFNSLNQKRKEAGLHPLK, from the coding sequence ATGACTTCGGCCGATTCTGTGAAAACACTCTACGGAAAGGTTCATCCTGCTTGCCTCGATCAGGAGTTGTTACTCAAAGATTGTAAAATCCAGCATGTCAGGCGCTCAGGGCCAGGAGGACAGCATCGCAACAAAGTGGAAACCGGAGTTGTGATCAAGCACCTTCCAACAAATATCATCGGAGAAGCGTCTGAAACACGACAGCAGGCTCGAAATCGTCAGATGGCGATATTTCGATTGCGGGTGAATCTGGCAATCGAATATCGTTTGCAGGAGATTCCGGAATCCCCTTCTCCACTTTGGCAAGGGCGACTTAGAAATGGGACACTCAAAGTAAATCCGGAGCATGATGATTTTCCGGCACTCCTTGCTGAAGCACTCGATTCAATCGCCCATTTTCAGTTTGATGTGAAAGCAGCCTGCCAGTTTCTGGGGTGTTCTTCATCACAGTTGATCAAGTTTTGCAAGAAAGATCCACGCGCGTTTAACTCGCTTAATCAAAAACGGAAGGAGGCGGGACTTCACCCATTGAAGTAA
- the epmB gene encoding EF-P beta-lysylation protein EpmB: MTSTLSESTWQKSLAQAIRDPRQLISQLRLPESLLPPALNTVQSFPLMVPLSYLNRIEPGNPEDPLLKQVLPVNYENQTVPGFSDDAVGDLKVRTTPGILHKYQGRALLMVSGACAINCRYCFRRHYPYRDEPRTLAEWEPVWDALSADTSIQEVILSGGDPLLLTDLRLQELCERISEIPHVKRLRIHSRMPVVLPDRIHSGLLELFQRLAEHGTLVWMVIHANHPNEIAEDVETALKQLVSAGIPVLNQSVLLKGINDSVDALVSLSERLINLGVTPYYLHQLDRVAGAAHFEVPEEQGRVIIHELRRRLPGYAVPQYVREIAGESHKVSLLG; the protein is encoded by the coding sequence ATGACCTCAACGCTTTCAGAATCCACCTGGCAAAAGTCGCTCGCACAGGCCATCCGTGACCCCAGACAACTGATTTCCCAACTCAGGCTCCCTGAATCCTTGCTGCCCCCGGCTCTTAATACTGTTCAATCGTTTCCGCTCATGGTCCCTCTGAGCTATTTGAATCGCATCGAACCAGGCAACCCAGAAGATCCGCTTCTCAAGCAGGTCCTGCCTGTAAATTATGAGAATCAAACCGTTCCCGGGTTTTCTGACGACGCCGTCGGTGATCTGAAAGTACGCACCACGCCGGGGATTTTACATAAATACCAGGGTCGTGCCCTCTTGATGGTGAGCGGCGCCTGTGCGATCAACTGCCGTTACTGCTTTCGTAGACACTACCCTTACCGCGATGAGCCCCGCACACTGGCTGAGTGGGAACCCGTCTGGGATGCACTCAGCGCGGACACTTCGATCCAGGAAGTGATCCTGAGTGGAGGAGACCCGCTTCTTTTGACCGACCTCCGATTACAGGAACTCTGCGAGCGAATTTCTGAAATTCCGCATGTGAAGCGGTTGCGGATTCATAGTCGCATGCCAGTGGTGCTCCCCGATCGAATTCACTCCGGCTTGCTGGAACTGTTTCAACGACTCGCAGAACATGGGACGCTCGTCTGGATGGTCATTCACGCCAATCACCCGAATGAAATCGCCGAGGACGTTGAAACCGCTCTCAAACAACTGGTTTCTGCAGGGATTCCGGTTCTCAATCAATCTGTATTACTAAAAGGCATCAATGATTCTGTTGACGCACTCGTCAGTCTCTCGGAGCGTTTAATCAATCTGGGAGTGACTCCGTACTACCTGCATCAACTGGACCGCGTTGCCGGCGCTGCGCACTTTGAAGTGCCTGAAGAGCAGGGGAGAGTGATCATCCACGAATTACGCAGACGCCTGCCTGGTTATGCCGTCCCCCAGTATGTTCGAGAAATTGCCGGCGAATCGCATAAAGTTTCGTTACTCGGTTGA
- a CDS encoding TIGR01777 family oxidoreductase → MKLLISGSSGLVGSQLCQSLDSDSAFEIVRLVRSPSSKGIGTSVIWQPSQDRLSPDLLSGIDAVIHLGGANIANQRWSPDVKQSIYNSRVQSTSLLSNTLASLETPPSTFLCASAIGFYGDRGADRLDESSSKGQGFLADVCEAWEHASQPAVKAGIRVVNMRFGMILDQSAGALSKMLTPFKLGVGGKIGSGSQYWSWIALPDVIKAILFCLQNETIQGPVNFVAPDEVTNLEFTKTLGKVLSRPTCLPVPTFGIKTLFGEMGRELMLSSARVTPEKLQSAGFEFQYPKLEDALRAILAN, encoded by the coding sequence ATGAAACTATTGATCTCAGGTAGCTCTGGACTGGTTGGTTCTCAGTTATGTCAGAGTCTGGATTCCGATTCTGCTTTTGAAATCGTGCGTCTGGTTCGTTCTCCTTCTTCTAAAGGCATTGGCACATCCGTGATCTGGCAGCCTTCTCAGGACCGTCTTTCTCCCGATTTGTTATCAGGAATCGATGCCGTCATTCATCTGGGAGGCGCAAATATTGCGAATCAACGCTGGTCTCCTGATGTCAAACAATCAATTTATAACAGTCGTGTGCAATCGACCAGCCTGCTGTCCAATACGTTAGCTTCATTGGAAACGCCGCCGTCCACGTTTTTGTGTGCTTCCGCGATTGGCTTTTATGGAGATCGCGGAGCAGACCGGCTCGATGAAAGCAGCTCTAAAGGGCAGGGATTCCTGGCGGATGTTTGTGAAGCCTGGGAACATGCGTCGCAACCTGCAGTCAAAGCCGGGATTCGTGTCGTGAACATGCGGTTTGGAATGATTCTGGATCAATCAGCGGGGGCGCTTTCCAAAATGCTGACGCCGTTCAAGCTGGGAGTCGGCGGAAAAATTGGTTCGGGTTCACAGTATTGGAGCTGGATTGCCTTACCCGACGTCATCAAGGCGATTTTATTCTGCCTGCAAAACGAAACGATACAGGGCCCGGTCAACTTTGTTGCTCCAGACGAAGTGACCAATCTGGAGTTCACAAAAACGTTAGGCAAAGTTTTGTCGCGTCCCACCTGCTTGCCGGTTCCCACCTTTGGAATTAAAACCCTGTTCGGTGAAATGGGGCGAGAGCTGATGTTGAGTAGTGCCCGCGTTACTCCTGAGAAACTGCAGTCTGCCGGGTTCGAATTCCAGTATCCAAAACTGGAAGACGCACTGCGCGCCATTTTGGCAAACTAA
- a CDS encoding sulfatase family protein, protein MLKPILFLLSVVLWTRLPLQAAEKPTKPNVLVILVDDLGYGDLSSYGATDLKSPQIDQLIGRGMKFTNFYANCPVCSPTRAALLTGRYQDLVGVPGVIRTHPENSWGYLLPTAITLADVFHQAGYYTGIIGKWHLGLESPNTPNERGFDFFHGFLGDMMDDYYQHRRHNVNYMRLNQKTIDPQGHATDLFTDWACEFLQQQATSPKPFFLYLAYNAPHTPIQPPKEWVEKVVRREPGIDPKRAKLVALIEHLDEGIGKVIQTLDQTGLSENTIIVFSSDNGGQLSVGANNGNLRDGKQSVYEGGLKVPTGVVWQNRIAPQSQSDFMAMSMDLFPTVCEAAGISVPEGLDAVSILPTLEGKTQAPLRQNWFYRRREGGTRYGGKTIEAVRSGDWKLLQNSPFAPLELYNLKADPLEKNNLAEKNRKKFNQMSALLRAEIQRYGSVPWQKPISSTSD, encoded by the coding sequence ATGCTCAAACCGATATTATTTCTGCTGTCCGTTGTACTCTGGACCAGGTTACCGCTTCAGGCTGCAGAAAAGCCAACCAAGCCGAATGTGCTGGTGATTTTGGTAGATGATCTCGGCTATGGTGATTTGAGTAGCTATGGGGCCACCGATTTGAAATCGCCGCAGATCGATCAGCTCATTGGCCGCGGGATGAAGTTTACAAATTTTTATGCAAACTGCCCTGTTTGCTCTCCGACGAGAGCTGCTTTATTGACCGGGCGCTATCAAGACCTGGTTGGTGTTCCCGGAGTGATCCGAACTCACCCTGAGAATAGTTGGGGGTACTTATTGCCTACGGCAATCACATTAGCGGATGTTTTTCATCAAGCAGGCTATTACACCGGCATCATTGGGAAGTGGCACTTGGGACTTGAATCGCCCAATACACCGAATGAGCGTGGATTTGATTTCTTTCATGGATTTCTTGGTGACATGATGGATGATTATTACCAGCACCGAAGACACAACGTAAATTATATGCGACTCAATCAGAAAACGATTGATCCCCAAGGCCATGCCACTGATTTGTTTACAGATTGGGCCTGTGAGTTTTTGCAGCAACAGGCAACGAGTCCAAAACCGTTCTTTTTGTATCTGGCTTACAATGCTCCGCATACTCCCATTCAACCTCCGAAAGAGTGGGTTGAAAAAGTCGTTCGACGTGAACCCGGCATCGACCCCAAACGCGCGAAGTTGGTTGCGCTAATTGAGCACCTGGATGAGGGAATCGGAAAAGTCATTCAGACACTGGATCAAACAGGCTTAAGCGAGAATACGATCATTGTATTCAGCTCGGATAACGGCGGACAATTAAGTGTGGGGGCGAATAATGGGAACCTTCGCGACGGCAAACAGAGCGTTTACGAAGGGGGGCTGAAAGTTCCTACCGGAGTCGTCTGGCAAAATCGGATTGCGCCCCAATCCCAGAGTGACTTCATGGCAATGAGCATGGATCTGTTCCCGACGGTATGCGAAGCGGCTGGAATTTCTGTACCTGAAGGTTTAGACGCCGTCAGTATTTTGCCAACTCTTGAAGGTAAGACGCAGGCTCCGTTACGGCAGAACTGGTTCTATCGCAGACGTGAAGGAGGAACGCGTTATGGAGGAAAAACGATTGAAGCAGTCCGCAGTGGTGACTGGAAGCTACTGCAGAACAGCCCCTTCGCGCCGCTGGAACTTTACAACTTGAAAGCTGATCCGCTGGAGAAAAATAATCTCGCCGAGAAAAATCGAAAAAAGTTCAATCAGATGTCAGCACTGCTGCGGGCTGAGATCCAGCGTTATGGAAGTGTTCCCTGGCAGAAACCGATCTCAAGTACTTCTGATTGA
- the efp gene encoding elongation factor P — protein MPQISTGDFRKGVKVIVEGDPYEMIEVNFVKPGKGQALYKTKLRNLLKGTILDRTYKSGGESLEQADIRKGDGQFLYKDANGLHFMDNETYEQYNIDESVCGNAAEYLLDGAICSLLFWNDQLIGMDPPQQVIVEVTYTEPAAKGNTATNVTKPATIETGATVNVPAFINVGEKIKVDTATGSYVERIRE, from the coding sequence ATGCCACAAATCAGTACAGGCGATTTTCGCAAGGGCGTTAAGGTGATCGTCGAAGGTGATCCTTATGAAATGATCGAAGTCAATTTCGTCAAACCAGGCAAAGGCCAGGCCTTGTACAAAACGAAACTGCGAAATTTGCTCAAAGGAACCATTCTCGATCGTACTTATAAAAGTGGAGGTGAGAGCCTGGAACAAGCTGATATCCGCAAAGGCGATGGGCAGTTTCTGTACAAAGATGCGAACGGGCTGCATTTCATGGACAATGAAACGTATGAACAATATAACATTGACGAATCGGTCTGTGGAAATGCCGCGGAATATCTTCTGGATGGGGCGATCTGCAGCCTGTTATTCTGGAATGATCAGCTGATTGGAATGGACCCGCCGCAGCAGGTGATCGTTGAAGTGACCTATACAGAGCCTGCCGCAAAAGGAAATACAGCGACCAACGTGACCAAGCCGGCCACGATTGAAACAGGGGCTACGGTCAATGTGCCTGCCTTCATCAATGTGGGCGAAAAAATCAAAGTGGACACGGCGACTGGTTCTTATGTGGAACGAATTCGCGAATAG
- a CDS encoding phospholipase D-like domain-containing protein, translated as MDRSQIRNMLLQTFADFQMTRSERSALNQIFSHITLTDHNLALVRKEAFEIFREHKPATVPDEKSLAWLEDVMKILANTKSRESDLKSEALFSPRDDCSHRICRMIDSARKQIDICVFTITDDRVTRAIQDAHQRKVSVRIISDNDKSYDLGSDIEQLSRSGIPVRIDQTEFHMHHKFALFDSEFMLTGSYNWTRSASKNNSENLIITNDPALLIRFESEFEKLWDEFEP; from the coding sequence ATGGATCGTTCGCAAATCCGTAATATGTTACTGCAAACCTTTGCAGATTTTCAGATGACGCGCAGTGAACGTTCCGCATTGAACCAGATCTTTTCTCATATCACGCTTACGGACCATAATCTGGCGCTCGTTCGCAAAGAAGCGTTTGAGATCTTTCGGGAGCACAAGCCCGCCACTGTTCCTGATGAGAAAAGCCTGGCCTGGCTGGAAGATGTGATGAAAATTCTGGCCAATACCAAAAGTCGAGAGTCGGATTTAAAATCGGAAGCGCTCTTCAGTCCCCGCGATGATTGCTCGCATCGTATTTGTCGAATGATTGACTCTGCAAGAAAACAAATTGATATTTGTGTCTTCACAATCACTGATGACCGAGTCACGCGTGCCATTCAAGATGCCCATCAACGCAAAGTCAGCGTTCGAATTATCTCAGATAATGATAAATCTTATGATCTGGGTTCAGATATCGAACAGCTTTCCCGGTCTGGAATCCCCGTTCGAATTGATCAAACGGAATTTCATATGCACCATAAATTTGCCTTGTTTGATTCTGAATTCATGTTAACAGGCAGCTATAACTGGACCCGGAGTGCATCAAAAAACAATTCAGAAAACTTGATTATTACAAATGACCCTGCTCTATTGATACGTTTTGAATCTGAGTTTGAAAAACTCTGGGACGAATTCGAACCTTAA
- a CDS encoding leucine-rich repeat domain-containing protein translates to MICLLTCGCGTHDPNSRAVTEFVLQAGGKVIPVNSDLPIDTTGKIPEGDFAVREIDLTDAKIKDLDMKKFVDLPYLESLNLHGTNLTNKGLANISGLPKLQSLEIAYTRVTDEEVSKLTRFPQLRKIFLYGTAVKPQTIEDLKANLRDCTIYK, encoded by the coding sequence ATGATCTGCCTGCTGACCTGTGGCTGTGGGACTCATGACCCCAACAGCAGGGCAGTGACGGAGTTCGTTCTGCAGGCCGGGGGGAAAGTCATTCCGGTCAACAGTGATCTCCCCATCGATACAACTGGCAAAATTCCGGAAGGAGATTTTGCTGTTCGAGAGATCGATTTAACAGATGCCAAAATTAAAGATCTTGATATGAAAAAGTTTGTCGATTTGCCCTATCTGGAATCGCTGAATCTGCACGGAACCAATCTGACCAACAAAGGCCTGGCGAATATTTCTGGTTTACCAAAGTTGCAATCATTGGAAATTGCCTACACGCGTGTCACAGATGAAGAGGTCAGTAAACTGACACGATTTCCCCAATTGCGAAAGATCTTTCTGTACGGAACTGCGGTAAAACCGCAAACGATCGAGGACCTCAAAGCGAATCTACGCGACTGTACAATTTACAAATAG
- the miaB gene encoding tRNA (N6-isopentenyl adenosine(37)-C2)-methylthiotransferase MiaB, which produces MSQIDQTGNIDSEQIPVAETEGLPDVVTDHNHKLYIETVGCQMNMLDSELVVADLRKRGYELTQDVKEAETILFNTCSVREHAEHKIYSSLGRLRYGARKNPKKVIGVMGCMAQKDQKLIFQKAPQVDFVVGTGQLAQVSGLIDKARIHHSKSERSRELAVGLGRKDGKLAEITNSFQSYDPLRDPEMRPSPYQAFVRIMIGCDKFCSYCVVPSTRGPEQSRSPREILSEVKVLADQGVKEVTLLGQTVNSYKHTQDGKLFRLSDLLYLIHDVEGISRIKFVTSYPKDMTNDLLEAIRDLPKATRYLHVPLQHGCNDVLKIMKRGYTVEDYRDMMQRVNEILPGCSVSSDFIVGHPGETEESHQKSLESIREFRFKNSFIFKYSERPGTKAAERFQDDIPDEVKKRRNNEMLKLQNEVSEEDNAEFIGKEVEVLVEGPSKSALKASEDAGDTLAEQLMGRSNCDRIVVFDGNPRLAGTLAHVEIFDVTPTTLIGSIVTKEFQHNPGSSLPILQ; this is translated from the coding sequence ATGTCTCAGATTGATCAAACCGGTAACATCGATTCAGAGCAGATTCCTGTCGCTGAGACAGAAGGCCTGCCAGATGTTGTGACAGACCATAATCACAAGCTCTACATCGAAACCGTAGGCTGCCAGATGAATATGCTGGACAGCGAACTGGTAGTGGCTGATCTTCGAAAACGGGGTTATGAGCTCACGCAGGATGTAAAAGAAGCAGAGACCATCCTGTTCAATACCTGTAGCGTCAGAGAGCACGCCGAGCATAAAATCTACAGTTCATTAGGCCGACTGCGATACGGTGCCCGGAAAAATCCGAAGAAAGTTATCGGCGTGATGGGATGTATGGCGCAGAAAGATCAAAAGCTGATTTTTCAAAAAGCACCTCAGGTCGATTTTGTCGTCGGAACAGGCCAACTGGCACAAGTTTCCGGGCTGATCGATAAAGCACGCATTCATCACAGCAAAAGCGAACGGAGCCGCGAACTGGCTGTGGGCTTAGGCCGCAAAGATGGCAAGCTGGCTGAGATTACCAACAGTTTCCAAAGTTATGATCCCCTGCGTGATCCGGAAATGCGGCCCTCGCCTTATCAGGCGTTTGTGCGGATTATGATCGGCTGTGATAAGTTTTGTTCCTATTGCGTCGTTCCCTCAACACGAGGGCCGGAACAAAGCCGTTCCCCTCGCGAAATTCTCTCAGAAGTCAAAGTCCTCGCTGATCAAGGTGTGAAAGAAGTCACATTACTGGGACAGACTGTCAACAGTTATAAGCATACGCAGGATGGCAAGCTGTTTCGGCTTTCTGATCTGTTGTATCTGATTCACGATGTCGAGGGGATTTCACGCATCAAATTCGTCACCAGTTATCCCAAAGATATGACAAACGATCTTCTGGAAGCGATTCGGGATCTCCCGAAAGCGACGCGTTATCTGCATGTTCCCCTGCAGCATGGCTGCAACGATGTCTTAAAAATCATGAAGCGTGGATATACCGTTGAGGATTACCGCGACATGATGCAGCGGGTCAACGAAATTCTGCCGGGCTGTTCTGTTTCCAGCGACTTTATTGTCGGGCATCCGGGAGAAACGGAAGAATCACATCAGAAAAGCCTGGAATCCATTCGGGAGTTTCGCTTCAAGAACAGCTTTATTTTCAAATATAGCGAGCGACCGGGGACCAAAGCAGCAGAGCGGTTTCAGGATGACATTCCGGACGAAGTCAAGAAACGCCGCAATAATGAAATGCTAAAGCTGCAGAACGAGGTCAGCGAAGAAGATAACGCCGAGTTTATCGGCAAAGAAGTCGAGGTTCTTGTCGAAGGGCCCAGTAAATCAGCGCTGAAAGCCAGTGAAGACGCCGGTGACACTCTGGCTGAACAGCTGATGGGACGTTCGAATTGTGATCGTATCGTCGTCTTTGATGGCAATCCGCGATTAGCGGGTACTCTAGCTCACGTGGAAATCTTTGATGTGACGCCGACCACGTTAATCGGATCAATTGTCACCAAAGAGTTTCAACATAACCCAGGCTCATCGCTTCCGATTCTGCAGTAA
- the murD gene encoding UDP-N-acetylmuramoyl-L-alanine--D-glutamate ligase: MSLNPYLIQDFELKGRPVTLLGLGRFGGGIAAVRYLAAQGAQITVVDGKDETSLTDSLQQLETLSQIKYQLGSEPHELPETDLLVVNPAIPPSHPLLKNAEAHQIPVTSEMELFWQLNPARVIGVTGSNGKSTTTAMIHAIMQASGARCWLGGNIGVSLLPVVDQIQPDDWVILELSSFQLEALNRIQASPQIGVVTNFSPNHLDWHQTVEHYRESKQTIFRWQTQNDFSIINAEEPELQSWCAAGKMVRYGAVPETQPDVLLKGDAFELTKQNDTILPHLNVPGMHNRMNAAAAIAACTCAGVEVAAIQAGLKNFEGLPHRLQFVGEFLERRFYNDSLATTPESAICALEAFKNCSIILLAGGSDKKVDLTDFATQILKHSKATSLMGETGPVLSELMHNLKKRSDVNSSTVISPQQTSFEAAFDWAIRQSGPGDLILLSPGCASYGWFSSFAERGERFVKLFSELNARTRDSTE; encoded by the coding sequence ATGTCATTAAATCCTTATCTGATCCAAGATTTTGAATTGAAGGGACGTCCCGTCACTCTGCTGGGATTAGGCCGGTTCGGCGGAGGGATTGCTGCAGTCAGATATTTGGCGGCCCAAGGGGCACAGATTACGGTTGTCGACGGCAAAGACGAAACGTCGCTTACCGATTCCCTGCAGCAGCTCGAAACTCTGTCTCAGATCAAATATCAGCTGGGAAGCGAGCCACACGAACTGCCTGAAACCGATCTGCTGGTCGTCAACCCAGCGATTCCCCCCAGCCATCCTTTGCTGAAAAACGCAGAGGCGCATCAAATTCCTGTGACCAGTGAAATGGAGCTCTTCTGGCAGTTGAATCCCGCGAGAGTGATTGGCGTGACCGGGAGTAATGGAAAATCGACAACGACAGCCATGATTCATGCGATCATGCAAGCTTCAGGCGCTCGCTGCTGGTTGGGAGGCAATATCGGCGTCAGTCTCTTGCCGGTCGTCGATCAGATTCAACCTGACGACTGGGTGATTCTGGAACTGAGCAGCTTCCAGCTCGAAGCATTGAATCGGATTCAGGCCAGCCCGCAGATTGGGGTAGTCACCAACTTCAGCCCCAATCATCTGGACTGGCATCAGACGGTCGAGCACTATCGTGAGTCAAAGCAGACCATTTTTCGCTGGCAGACGCAAAACGACTTTAGCATCATCAATGCGGAAGAACCGGAACTACAGAGTTGGTGTGCCGCCGGTAAGATGGTCCGGTATGGAGCTGTCCCGGAGACTCAGCCTGATGTCTTGCTCAAGGGAGATGCATTTGAACTGACGAAGCAGAATGACACAATTCTGCCACACTTGAATGTTCCTGGAATGCATAATCGGATGAATGCGGCAGCAGCGATTGCTGCTTGTACTTGTGCCGGCGTGGAAGTTGCGGCGATTCAGGCAGGACTGAAAAATTTCGAGGGACTGCCCCACCGACTCCAGTTCGTCGGAGAATTTCTCGAGCGTCGTTTTTATAACGATTCCCTGGCAACAACCCCGGAATCTGCTATTTGTGCTTTGGAAGCGTTTAAGAATTGTTCCATCATCCTGCTGGCAGGAGGCTCAGACAAAAAAGTGGATTTGACGGATTTTGCCACTCAGATCCTGAAGCATTCGAAAGCGACTTCATTAATGGGAGAGACGGGGCCGGTGCTTTCTGAGCTGATGCATAATTTGAAGAAGCGGTCGGACGTGAATTCTTCGACAGTGATTTCCCCTCAGCAAACTTCGTTTGAAGCCGCCTTTGACTGGGCAATTCGGCAATCTGGACCAGGGGACCTGATTTTACTATCGCCAGGATGTGCCAGTTACGGTTGGTTTTCCAGTTTCGCCGAACGAGGAGAACGTTTTGTGAAACTGTTTTCTGAGCTGAATGCCAGAACGCGAGATTCAACCGAGTAA